The Gemmatimonadales bacterium genome includes the window AGCGCGAGCGCCTTGACGATCGCCTCGCGAGTGTCCGGCGTGGCGGTGGCGGTAAGTGCCAGCGCCTGCGGCTGGCCCAAGCGCCAACGCGCCTCGCGGAGCCGGCGGTAACTCGGCCGGAAGTCCTCGCCCCATTCGACGATGCAGTGCGCCTCGTCCACGACGAAGAGAGTGGGCACGCCGAGGATTGCGCGCAGTTGGCCGGCGCTCCGGGCCAGCCGCTCGGGCGAGAGATAGAGCAGCCTGAGCGCACCGCTGCCGGCGCGGGTAAGAAGCGCCGACTGCTCGGCGGCATCGAGACCGCTGTGTAACGCGGCGGCGGGAATGCCCCGCGCGCACGCCGCCGCAACCTGGTCCTGCATGAGAGAGATGAGGGGGCAAACGACGATCGCGATTCCACCTTTGGCGAGCGCGGGCACCTGGAAGCAGATCGACTTCCCGCCGCCCGTGGGCAGCACCGCAAGCACGTCGCGCCCGGCCAGCACGGCGTGAACCACCCGCGCCTGCGCCGGCCTGAACGCATCGTATCCGAAGTGGTGGCGCAGCAATCGCGCTGCATCGCCGAATGAAGACACCCCCGACCATTGCGGAATCGGGGGCGTCCGGTGCTACCAGGATCGCGCGCATCGGCGCGCGGAAATGCGCTCTACTGGCCGCCGAACTGGACCCCGATCGTGGCGAGGATCAGGCTCGCGTTCGACGTACCGCCGATGTTGTCGAGCGTACCGCTGAAGATGTTATGGAAGCGCCCTTCGGCAAAGAACGTCACCGGGCCGTTTCCGAAGTCGAGACCGGCGCCGCCGTTGAGCCCGAATTTGGTCACGTGGCGGTTCCTGAGCGACTCGTCGTCGGGGTTGATCTCGAGCCGGTAGATCCCGGCACCGCCGAGGAGATAGGGCTTTACCACCGTCTCGGTCGATGTTGGAATCGTGAAGACGATATCGGCTGTGCCATCGATGATCTGGGTCTTGCCTGGAAAGCCCGGGATCCCGGGCTCGAGCTTCAACTGCGCATAGTTGCCATCCACCTGGAAGCCGATCGGGCTGCCCGACGGCCGGAAGCGGACGTATGCCTGTCCATGCCAACCCAGCTTGTCCTGGCTATTGAGCGTGCCGAGCGGGACCGCTAGTCCGCCGCCGATGCCGAACTTGACCGGAGAGGTCGAGCCGCCCTCGTCCGTGGTCGTGTACGTCGTATCCAGGTGGGTCCGCGTGTAGGTGGTGTCCGTTCCGGACCGCGTTGTCGACTGCGCCATTGCGGGCGTAGCCGGAAGAGCCAAGCAGATCGCCAGGGGAAAAGCCACAGACCGCCAACCGCATCGCATACCCATATCCTCCCGAACGGAATGTCCAGACGGCAGCACTCCAGCCGTCCGGCATGACCCCGGCCGGATTTCGGTCCGGGGCAGGCGAAGGGAAGGTGTGAGATGTAGTTAAGTCGGCGCAGCGACGCCGGACACAATCCCGCGGTGGAAATCAGGGCCCGGAGAACTTGAACCCGGCCGTGATCGGAATGAGATGCGCGGAGCCGTCGCCCGAGAGGCCGGCACCGAACACGTTGTGAAAGCGGCTCTCGAGGAAGAGCGAGCCGGGGCCGAAGAGCCGCAGGTTGATGCCCGCGCCGCCGTTCAGGCCGAAGAGGGTCGACGTGTCGTCGGGCCCCCGGCTCCGAAAGCTGTAGACGCCGGCGCCGCCGATCACGTAGGGAATGACCTTGGATGTCCGGGTTCGACCGAACTCGTAGAGGATGTTCGCGGTGCCGTTGAACAGTTCGCCGCCTACGGGAACGCCGGCGGAGCCGAATGGCCGGTAGGTGCCGTCGAGCTGGAAGCCCAAGCGCCCGAAGGGGTGAACCTGCAGCAACCCCATGCCCTGCCAGCCCGAGCCGAAGGAAGCTGATCCCAGGCCCAGGTCCGCGGCGGCGCCATTGGCCGGCAGCGTAAGTCCGCCGCCCAAGCCGAAGGTGAACGGCGACTGGGCGCTGGCGGTGGCCGCCGCCGCAAGGCTCACCACGAGGCCCAACGCGATCGTGCGCACTGCACCCATCTCACGCCCTCCTTGCCGGAAATGCCGCCTCGGAGATGCCGCTTCGAGCCGATGTGTGGCGCCGCCGGTTTGGGGGCGCGCCGTTATTCAACGATTCACAATTGTGCACCGCCCGTCAAGTCCGCGCCCGGGGCCCGAAAGCAAACCGCCCCACCCCGAGGGGTGAGGCGGATGCCCGAGCACGTGCCCGCGGTGTTACCGGCCACCGAATTTGACGCCCACCGTGATCGGAATGAACTTCACGTCCGAGCCGGTGACGAACACGTTATGGAACCGGCCCTCCGCGTAGATGGTCGCGCCGCTCACGCCGAAGTCGAAGCCCGCACCGGCGTTGAGGCCGAACTTGGTGTCCGAGCCCGACGAGCCGTCAGTGAACTTGCTCTTCAGGTTGTACACCCCGCCGCCGCCGATCAGATACGGGCGGATCCGGGTTTCCTCAGACACCGGGAAGTCGTACACCACGTCGGCAGTACCGCTGATGATCTGATCCTTGTCGAGCCCGAACGTGTTGGTCTTTGCCTTGAACTGCTGATACATGCCGTCGATCTGGAACCCGACCGGGCTGGCCGGCGGAGTGAACCGCACGAGCGCCTGCCCGTTGAATCCGAGCTTGAGGCCATCGCTCGTCGACCCCGTCGGGATCGACACCCCGCCACCAACGCCGAACTGCACCGGCGTCTGCGCCTCGGCGGTAACGGCGCCCGCCACGACCAGACACCCCGCCGCCATCATAGTTCTGATCATGCCTCTCATCATCCCATCTCCTTGTTTCCGGTCACTGTCGCGATCGCCACGAGCAATCTGGGAAAGTGCCGCCGCCCCGTGCAAGCTTTCTGCCAGCGGCGGCGCGGAGCCAAGTCGTTGGATGGGCGGTGAAAGGGGCGGCGGGAGCCAGTTTGGCCGGCTATTCGTCCCGGCCGTCGGACACGCTGTCTCGCGCGCGGGCCAGCCGGCGGCGGCGAGTCCGCTCGATGAGACGGAGGGCGAGCGATGCAGCGAGCAACGCGATGGCAATCCACACTGCAAGCGGTTGCTCGGTGATGACTGCCAGGACCGCTACGGTGACGCCGGCCATGCCGAGGCCGTGCTTCCATCGGTTCATCGCTGGAGGAAGCGCGCGACCTGGGTTGGGAAGTCGGGGGTAGCGCGTGCGACCGCGTTGACCCGGGCCCCGAGCCGGATTCCATCTTCGACCCCGCGGCCGTCGAGGTCGTAGAGCAGTTGCTTCGTGAGGGCGAGCGCGGTGCCGCTCGCGTCGGCGAGCCCGGCCAGGATCTGCTCGGCATCGGCATCGAATCGATCGTCCGCGAGCGTGCGCGACACGAGCCCAAGCGCCTGCGCCTCCGCTGCCGACAGGAGGCGCCCCGTGGCGACCAGATCGAACGCGACCCGCTCCCCGACCAGGCGGCGCAGGAGCGCCATCACCATCGCCGGTACGAAACCGCGTTGAATTTCGGGATAGCCCAGCCGCGCACTCTCGGCGGCAAGGACGAGGTCGCAGGCGGTGGCGAGTCCACAGCCGCCGGCAAGTGCATTTCCCCTGACCAACGCGACGATCGGCTTGGGTAGCCGGCGGAACTTGAGGAAGAGCGTGCCCAATTCGAGCGCCGCCGCCTCGTTCTCGTCGAGCGTGCGATCGACCGAGGCGAGCAGCTCCGCGAGGTCGGCGCCGGCGCAGAAATCCCGCCCGGCACCGGTCAGGGCCACGACTCGCACGCCGGCATCGAGCTCGGCATGGTCGATGGCGGCGTGCAGCTCGGCCACCAGCGCCTTGTCCAGCGCATTGCGCTTGGCCGGACGGTCGAGGGTGAGCGAGAGCACCCCGTCCGCGCAGGCGCGCCGCAGCGAATCACTCATGCGCGGCCGCGCGTGAACGGCTTCGCAAGGCGGCGGACGCTGCCGGCCATCCCGCCATGCGTGAGACGGCGCGCCAGCGCGCGCGGAACCCGAATGGTCATGCGGAGCAGCGCCGTCGAATACACCTTGCCCTGCGCGTCGGTCTTGAGGGAGAGCGTGCCGCCCCCATCCAGTGCGTCGTACAGCAGAAAGTTGAGCGCATGGAGGTTCGGCAGCTCGAAACGCTCAACCCGGCTCACCATGCCGCGAAAGTGGCGCGCCACGCGCGCCGCCGTAACCTCGCGGTCGAGCAGGCCATAGAGTGACGGCGTGAGGGCGATGAGACCCACGTTGGCCGTGTTGCCCTTGTCGCCCGAGCGGGCGTGGGCCAGATAGCGGAGCTGCACCGGCACGGTAGTCATGCGTCGAGGATCTCCACCCTCACGTGCGGCTCGATCTCGCGCCGATCGATGAGCGCGGGCCAGTAGGCGACGATCTCTTCCACTGCCGGCCGGCCGCCGGCAAACCCGGTGACGCTCGGCGGCCCGGTGAGGACGAGCGGTGCGATTTCCCGGGTGAACCGCTCGACCGGCGCCCGCTCGCGCGCGCGCACACCGACGCGCAACTGCACCTCGGGCGCCTCGGGATCGGGCGGGCCGGCCAGGCGCCCGTGCGTCGCGCCGGCGCCCACGAACTCGGTGAGCACCTGCTCGAACTTGAGCCCCAGGTCCGCCAGGCGGGCGCGCAGAATGCGGTCGGCGGCGCGGGCCTTGGCGTAAGCGTCGGGCCAGGCGTAGACCAGCGTGCCGACAGCCTTATAGCCGTAGAAGTACGCGATACTCACCTTGAGCATGCCGGTGCGCGGACCGCCGCGCACCCCGCTCACCTCCACACGATCCTTGCCCGCCTGGCGCAGCTTGATGCTGGTGAAGTCGGCCACCCCGTCGGGCGTGATGTAATTGCGGGGATCGCCCATCTCGTAGACCAGTTGCTCGGTCACCGATGCGACCGACACGACGCCGCCGCTCCGGCGGTGCTTGGTGACCACGAACGTGCCGTCGGGCGACGCCTCGACGATAGGGAACCCGGGATCGGCCAGCCCTTTCACCCGCTGCCATCCCTTGAGCAGGTTGCCGCCCGAGCACTGCGCTCCGCACTCGATGATGTGCCCCGCCACGGTGCCGGCCGCGATCCGGTCCCAATCGTCGGCGGCCCAGCCGAACTCGTGCACCAGCGGTCCCAAGGTGAGGCCCGTATCGGTCACGCGCCCCGTCACGACCACATCGGCGCCGGCGCCGAGCGCCTCGACGATCGGCGCCATGCCGAGGTAAGCGTTGGCCGATTGCACCCGGTCGCGCACCGTCGAGAGCGGCCGGCCGGTGTCGAGATCCCTGAGCTCGTGCCCGCGCGCGAGCAGCTCGTCGAGCCGCGGCAGGATGTCATCCCCGGTGACGAGCGCGACGCGCAACCGGCCCGCGAATCCGAGCCGGCGCGCGACCGCGCGCACCGCTTCCGCGCAGCCGCGCGGATTCACGCCCCCCGCGTTCGAGGTGACCTTGATACCGCGCTGCGCCACGCGCGGGAGGATCCGCTCCATGAGGGGCACGAAATCGCGGGCGTAGCCGGCGGACGGATCGCGCGACTTCTGCTTCTGCAAGATCGACATGGTGACTTCGGCCAGGTAGTCGAGCATGAGATAGTCGATGGGTCCGCGCTCGACTTGCCTCACCGGCGCCTCCAGCCAGTCGCCCCAGAACCCCTGCCCCGCCGCGACGCGTACCACGCGTCGCTTCACCGCGGCGCCTCGCCCTGCGCGGCATTGCCGAGCGCGGTTTCACGAGTCCAGAACTGGCCGCGCGCGCCCCGCACGACCACGACGCCGAGCGGGTGGAAGCGCTCCGGAAGCGGCCACGGGAGCCGCGGCGCCGCGAGCGTGGCCGTGCGCGCGTCACCCGGTGGAATCGTGAGCGCAGTCCGCGCGTCGGCGGAACGCGCGGGGGCCGTGGCCGAGTCGGCGTAGAGGCGGATCGTCACCCGCGCCTTCCACGTCTCGCTCGAGCCGCGCTCGGCAAGGCCGGGGAACAACTCCAGCGCGACGGGACGCGCCGCCCGATCCGGCGGCAGCGGAGCCTGCAAGCGCCCGAACGCGTAGTTGAGCGGAAGCTTGGCGATCTGGCGCCCGGTCGAATCGAACAGCGTGACGCCGAAATCGGTGAACCGCTCCCACTGCGCCGGCGCCATCGCGATGTCGACCTCGGCGCGGCGCGCCCAGGCCGGCGCGGTGAACGGGATCCGCACGGTATCGCCACCCTGCGAGGTGACCGCTTCGCTCCGCTCCGCGCCTGCGAGCGCGAGCCCCACGCGCGCGGTGACCGGCTGCCGGGTGGCGTTTGCGAGCGTCGCGGCGAGCCCCGCGCCGTCCGCCCGCGTGGTGACCCGCACCGGCGACTGTTCGACCCGCATGGACACGGTGCTCCCGGCCGTCGGGAATCCGACCGCAACGGCCTCGTAGGCGCCCGGCACGACGTCGCGGGCGTCGACGCGGAACACGGCGGCGCCCGAATCGGCGCTCGCCTCCTGTTGCTGCCCGTTGCGGAAAGGCATGCCGTCGGGTTCGTGCAGCGCCGCGATGGCGTGCTGCAGCGGGCTTGCCGTGGCAACCCGCACGATGAAGGGCCGCGCGCTGTCGGCGAGGAACGACGCCCGCCGCTCGGCGCCCGGCGCGAGCTGCGCCGACGAGGCGAGTTCCGCGTTCGCGGCCGGGAACGGCACTACCACGGTGTTGACGAGCCGGAACGCGGGGCCGGCCGCAGTATCGGCCGTCCAGCCGCTCACGAGGCCGGTGTACGTGCCGGGCGTGCGCAGCGCGGCGGCCTTGTATCGGAGCGTCACGGTGGACCTGGAGCCTCCAAGCGCAGCGCTTGCGGGCGCCACCAGCCACGGCGCGTTGGAGCGAAGTCTGAAGCTGTCCGGCGCGCCGCCTTCCGGCACCAACTCGAAACCCTGCAGCGTGTCGCCCGCCGACGCGAGGCCCTGGCCCCGGTACGCCGCCGTGGCGCCGTGGCCACCGAGCGCCCGCACGCCGACGTCGGCCACGTTGTGCCCCTGTCGGAGCCAGGCGAGCGCCGCGTTCACGTCGGGGAGCCCGGCGCCTTCGGCGATGAAAGCGAAGCCGCCTTGCGGCCGTGCGGTCACCATGAGCGCCTGCTTGATGGCGTGCGCGTCGGCCGAGACGTTCGCCTGTACGAGCGCCGAGCGGAGCAGCGCCGCGAGCCCCGCCGTGTGCGGGGCCGAGAAGCTGGTCCCCTCCTTGATCTCCTCGCCCGCGTTGTAGCGTGGCACGGTCGAGTAGGCGAATCCCGGCGCGATCACGTCAGGCTTGGCCAGCTCACCGCCGCGGGCGCTGAATGGAGCGAGCTGATCGGCTGGCGGCCCGAAAGTGCCTGGCAGAAAGACGCCCGGCAGCGTCGCGCCCGCGGTGAGCGCGCGCGCCGCGGAGCCGGGAAAGCCGATGGTGGATAGCCCGGGGCCGTCGTTCCCCGCGCTGATCGTGAACACGAGGTCCGGATGCGCGGCTAGCACCGAGTCCACCAGTGCGTCGATGCGGGCGTCGCCCTCCTGCTCGTTGCCCACGCCAAAGCTCATGTTGAGCACGAGCGGCATCCGGCGCCTGCCGGCGAATCGGATGGCGTAGTCGATCGCGCGCATCATGCTCCCCGTGGTTGTGATGCCGCCCTGCGCGTCGTTGGCGATCTTGAGGCCGAGGAGTTGCGCGCCCGGCGCCACGCCATCGAACCCCTTCACCCCGTAGAGATCGTGGCCCGCCGCGACGCCCGACACGAAGGTGCCGTGGCTGCTCGTGTCGAAGAAAAGATCGAGCGCCGGTTCGTTGCCGGTGCCGGAGAAATTGACCGCGATTGCGACCGGCGCCGCGCGCCCCGGGCCGCGCCAGCCAAAGGTTTCGCCGGCCACGAGGTAGTCGTGGATCGGCCGCTCGTTGGCGAGCGAGCCGTCGCCGTCGGTGTCGGCGAAGAGAACCCAGCCATCGCTCGCGCGCGCGACGACGACGGGCAACGTGTCGCCCGCGGTGCCGTTGCCGTTGAGATCCGACGCAGGTGGATCGCCGAGCGGGATCTCGCGGATGGCTCCGCCCCACACGTCGCCGCGTCCGGCAAGTGCCGCGACGCGGGAGAACCCGGCGAGGGCATGCCCAGCCACGACGACGCTGTCGCCGCTGGGGGCGATTCGCGTCAGCGCCACGGCGCCTTCGCCGGAAAAGTCGCGGAGGTCGAGGACCTTGCGCTCGCCGGTCGTGGTGAGGCTCAGGCCGGGCACCGACGGATCGATGCCGGTGTCCAGAATGCCGATCAGCACGCCGCGCCCATCGGCGGTGGGGTGATCGCGCAGAAAGGCGTCCACCCCGGTGGATGCGAGCGCCATGAGCCCGCGTTGATAGGCCAGCTGGGGCGGGGCGACCCGGTTGGGCTCCGGGACCGGGATGGTGTCACGGTGGACGGTGATGTTCGCACGCTCGCGCGCCGCCGGATCCATCGTGGGCTTGGCGGGCGGCGGAGCGTGGGACGGCTCCGCGTTGGGACGGGGCGCAGGACTCGGCGCGGGAGAAGACGCCGGCGGCGCGCTCGAGCATGCGGCGAGGAGGCCGAGGGCGATCGGCAGAAGACGTGACGGGGACATGCAGTTCCTCACCGGCAGGCGGCGTCGAGCGGTGGCAGCACGAAGGGACCCAGATGCGGGCCGGCGTAGTTGGCGACGACCTGGAGCAGGAAAGCGAGCTGGTCGCGGGTTTCGTCAGGTGTCACGATGGCGTCGACGAAGCCGCGCGCACCCGCAAAGCGGGCATCGAGCTGCTCCTCGTAATCGGCGCGCATGGCATCCACCGCGGCCTGACGGTCAGGCGCCAGCGGCTCGCCCGACTTCCGCGCCTTTTCGAGATCGGGCCCGTGCACCGCCATCACCGCCGCCTCGCCTTCCATCACCCCCATACGGCCGGTCGGCCAGGAAAGGATGAAGTCGGGGTCGAAGCCCTGCCCCGCCATCGCGTAGTAGCCGGCGCCGGACGCGTGGTTCACCGTGAGGACGATCTTGGGCGACACCGCGGTCGCCATCGCCTCGACGAACCGCGCCCCCGCGCGGATGATGCCGGCGTGCTCGGCCTCCGGACCCACCATGAAGCCGCTCACGTCCTGGACGAAAAGAATGGGCATCCGCTCGCGGCTTGCGGTCTCGATGAAGTAGGCGACCTTTTCCGCGCTCCCGGCGTAGACGATGCCGCCGAAACGAGGACGCTCCCCCGCGCGGCCCTTGATCACACCGCGCTGGTTGGCAATCACGGCGAGCGGCCACCCCCCGATATGGCCGTGCCCGCAGATCATCTCCCGCGCGACGTCGGGCTGGAACTCGTCCAGCTCGCCGCCGTCGAGCAGGCACGCGAGCAGGTGGTGGGCATCGTAGGAGAGCCGGTGGTCCTTCGGCAGGACGTCGTACAGCTCGGCGGCCGGGCGGGCCGGCGGCTGCGCCGCGCGCACGCGAGGATGCGCCCCGTCCGCGCGCGGCAGCCGCCCGACGTACTCGCGGATGCGCGCGAGGCACTCGGTGTCGTCGGCTACGCGGTAGTGCGCGACGGCGCTCACCTCGGTGTGGGTGCGGGCGCCGCCGAGCGATTCGGCGTCGATGGTCTGGCCGGTGGCGCCCTTCACGAGATTGGGGCCGCCCAGGCCCATGAAGCTCGTGCCCTCGACCATGAAGATCACATCGGAAAGCGCGGGGAGGTACGCGCCGCCCGCGATGCAGCTCCCCATGACCGCGCTGATCTGGGGCACGTGCAGGTAGCGCCGCATGATCGAGTTGTAGTAGAAGATCCGCGCGGCGCCGTACTGCCCGGGAAAGACGCCGCCCTGATACGGCAGGTTGACGCCCGCGCTGTCGACCAGATACACGATCGGGATGCGCTGGCGCATGGCGACCTCCTGCGCCCGCAGCATTTTCGTGATCGTCTCGGGCCACCAGGAGCCCGCCTTCACCGTGGCATCGTTGGCCACCACGACGGACTCGCGCCCCTCGATCACGCCGACGCCGGTGATGACGCCGGCGCCCGGCGCCTGACCCTCGTAGCGATCGTGCGCCACCAGCAACCCGATTTCGAACCAGGGGGCGCCGGGATCGAGCAGCCGCTGCACCCGCTCGCGCGGGGAGAGCTTGCCCTGCCGGTGCATCCGCGCCACCCGCTCGGCGCCCCCTCCCTGCTGGAGCTTGGCCGCGAGGCGGCGATACTCGTCGGTGAGCTGCCGCAGCCGGCTGGGCCGGCCGGAGGCGGTGGGCGCGCTCACCGGGGGACCGCTCGCAGCGCGCTCACGCCGACAGGTGATCCGCGGCCCAGGCGCGGATGTAGTCGACCAACTCGCTCGTCGTGGTGCCGGGACCGAACAGCCGGCCGATGCCGAGCGCGTGCAGCGCGTCCATGTCCTCGCGCGGAATGATGCCGCCGCCGGTAACGAGGACATCGGCGCGGCCCTGGTCGGCCAGGAGCTGGCGGACCCGCGGGAAGAGCGTCATGTGCGCGCCCGAAAGAATCGAAAGCCCGACCACGTCGACATCTTCCTGCACCGCGGCCGCCGCGATCATCTCGGGCGTCTGATGCAGCCCGGTGTAGATCACCTCCATGCCGGCATCGCGAAGTGCCGCGGCCACCACCTTGGCGCCGCGGTCGTGCCCGTCGAGGCCGGGCTTGGCGACGAGGACACGAATCGGCCGCGGCAGCGGCGGTGCGGTGAGCGGTGCGGGCATCAGCGGAACCGGAGGAGGCCAGCCAGGCCATCGACGTGGCCCGACGCCTCGGCGTCATAGATCACGTTCACATGCACTCCCTGGCGGAGGCCCTCTTCCATCGCATCGTCCACCACGTCGAGCACGGGGATCGGCTCGCCCTCGCCCCGGCACTCGCGCTCGGTGAGGGCGAGTCGGCCGGAGTCGCCGCAGCGAAAGCCCGGCATGGTCGCGTCGGGCTGCACCAGCAGCGTGCGCACCTGTCCGCGCGCGAGTGCCTTGAGCGTGGGCGTGATTCCGTTCACGGCCCAGCCGGCACCCAGGCGCTCGTGCATCTCGGCGACGTCTTCGCGCTCGGAGGCGCGCTCCCACGCCTCCCGCACCTGCAACGTGAGGGCGTGTACCTGGGCCGGTGTCGCTTCCTTGGGATTGAGCTTGCCGGTGCCGCGGACTCGCCCGGCAAGATAGGTATGCAGGAACGGCC containing:
- a CDS encoding outer membrane beta-barrel protein, which produces MGAVRTIALGLVVSLAAAATASAQSPFTFGLGGGLTLPANGAAADLGLGSASFGSGWQGMGLLQVHPFGRLGFQLDGTYRPFGSAGVPVGGELFNGTANILYEFGRTRTSKVIPYVIGGAGVYSFRSRGPDDTSTLFGLNGGAGINLRLFGPGSLFLESRFHNVFGAGLSGDGSAHLIPITAGFKFSGP
- a CDS encoding porin family protein, whose amino-acid sequence is MMRGMIRTMMAAGCLVVAGAVTAEAQTPVQFGVGGGVSIPTGSTSDGLKLGFNGQALVRFTPPASPVGFQIDGMYQQFKAKTNTFGLDKDQIISGTADVVYDFPVSEETRIRPYLIGGGGVYNLKSKFTDGSSGSDTKFGLNAGAGFDFGVSGATIYAEGRFHNVFVTGSDVKFIPITVGVKFGGR
- a CDS encoding enoyl-CoA hydratase/isomerase family protein encodes the protein MSDSLRRACADGVLSLTLDRPAKRNALDKALVAELHAAIDHAELDAGVRVVALTGAGRDFCAGADLAELLASVDRTLDENEAAALELGTLFLKFRRLPKPIVALVRGNALAGGCGLATACDLVLAAESARLGYPEIQRGFVPAMVMALLRRLVGERVAFDLVATGRLLSAAEAQALGLVSRTLADDRFDADAEQILAGLADASGTALALTKQLLYDLDGRGVEDGIRLGARVNAVARATPDFPTQVARFLQR
- a CDS encoding acyclic terpene utilization AtuA family protein; this encodes MKRRVVRVAAGQGFWGDWLEAPVRQVERGPIDYLMLDYLAEVTMSILQKQKSRDPSAGYARDFVPLMERILPRVAQRGIKVTSNAGGVNPRGCAEAVRAVARRLGFAGRLRVALVTGDDILPRLDELLARGHELRDLDTGRPLSTVRDRVQSANAYLGMAPIVEALGAGADVVVTGRVTDTGLTLGPLVHEFGWAADDWDRIAAGTVAGHIIECGAQCSGGNLLKGWQRVKGLADPGFPIVEASPDGTFVVTKHRRSGGVVSVASVTEQLVYEMGDPRNYITPDGVADFTSIKLRQAGKDRVEVSGVRGGPRTGMLKVSIAYFYGYKAVGTLVYAWPDAYAKARAADRILRARLADLGLKFEQVLTEFVGAGATHGRLAGPPDPEAPEVQLRVGVRARERAPVERFTREIAPLVLTGPPSVTGFAGGRPAVEEIVAYWPALIDRREIEPHVRVEILDA
- a CDS encoding S8 family serine peptidase; protein product: MSPSRLLPIALGLLAACSSAPPASSPAPSPAPRPNAEPSHAPPPAKPTMDPAARERANITVHRDTIPVPEPNRVAPPQLAYQRGLMALASTGVDAFLRDHPTADGRGVLIGILDTGIDPSVPGLSLTTTGERKVLDLRDFSGEGAVALTRIAPSGDSVVVAGHALAGFSRVAALAGRGDVWGGAIREIPLGDPPASDLNGNGTAGDTLPVVVARASDGWVLFADTDGDGSLANERPIHDYLVAGETFGWRGPGRAAPVAIAVNFSGTGNEPALDLFFDTSSHGTFVSGVAAGHDLYGVKGFDGVAPGAQLLGLKIANDAQGGITTTGSMMRAIDYAIRFAGRRRMPLVLNMSFGVGNEQEGDARIDALVDSVLAAHPDLVFTISAGNDGPGLSTIGFPGSAARALTAGATLPGVFLPGTFGPPADQLAPFSARGGELAKPDVIAPGFAYSTVPRYNAGEEIKEGTSFSAPHTAGLAALLRSALVQANVSADAHAIKQALMVTARPQGGFAFIAEGAGLPDVNAALAWLRQGHNVADVGVRALGGHGATAAYRGQGLASAGDTLQGFELVPEGGAPDSFRLRSNAPWLVAPASAALGGSRSTVTLRYKAAALRTPGTYTGLVSGWTADTAAGPAFRLVNTVVVPFPAANAELASSAQLAPGAERRASFLADSARPFIVRVATASPLQHAIAALHEPDGMPFRNGQQQEASADSGAAVFRVDARDVVPGAYEAVAVGFPTAGSTVSMRVEQSPVRVTTRADGAGLAATLANATRQPVTARVGLALAGAERSEAVTSQGGDTVRIPFTAPAWARRAEVDIAMAPAQWERFTDFGVTLFDSTGRQIAKLPLNYAFGRLQAPLPPDRAARPVALELFPGLAERGSSETWKARVTIRLYADSATAPARSADARTALTIPPGDARTATLAAPRLPWPLPERFHPLGVVVVRGARGQFWTRETALGNAAQGEAPR
- a CDS encoding carboxyl transferase domain-containing protein — its product is MSAPTASGRPSRLRQLTDEYRRLAAKLQQGGGAERVARMHRQGKLSPRERVQRLLDPGAPWFEIGLLVAHDRYEGQAPGAGVITGVGVIEGRESVVVANDATVKAGSWWPETITKMLRAQEVAMRQRIPIVYLVDSAGVNLPYQGGVFPGQYGAARIFYYNSIMRRYLHVPQISAVMGSCIAGGAYLPALSDVIFMVEGTSFMGLGGPNLVKGATGQTIDAESLGGARTHTEVSAVAHYRVADDTECLARIREYVGRLPRADGAHPRVRAAQPPARPAAELYDVLPKDHRLSYDAHHLLACLLDGGELDEFQPDVAREMICGHGHIGGWPLAVIANQRGVIKGRAGERPRFGGIVYAGSAEKVAYFIETASRERMPILFVQDVSGFMVGPEAEHAGIIRAGARFVEAMATAVSPKIVLTVNHASGAGYYAMAGQGFDPDFILSWPTGRMGVMEGEAAVMAVHGPDLEKARKSGEPLAPDRQAAVDAMRADYEEQLDARFAGARGFVDAIVTPDETRDQLAFLLQVVANYAGPHLGPFVLPPLDAACR
- a CDS encoding cobalamin B12-binding domain-containing protein, which encodes MPAPLTAPPLPRPIRVLVAKPGLDGHDRGAKVVAAALRDAGMEVIYTGLHQTPEMIAAAAVQEDVDVVGLSILSGAHMTLFPRVRQLLADQGRADVLVTGGGIIPREDMDALHALGIGRLFGPGTTTSELVDYIRAWAADHLSA